The Gossypium hirsutum isolate 1008001.06 chromosome A03, Gossypium_hirsutum_v2.1, whole genome shotgun sequence genome contains the following window.
TACAACATCTTTTCCACTCGATGTGCAGCTGAGTATTTAGGAATGTATGAGACCATTGAAAAAGGGAATTTAATTTATAAGATTGATATCTTTCTCAACTCCAGCATTGTCCACAGCTGGAAGGATTCGATTATTGTTCTTCAGACTACAAAATCTTTGTCACCGTTATCCGATGAATTGAAGGTGGCCGGTCTATGCGTCGATGCTATAGCTACCAATGCTTGTATTGATGTTTCCAAGGTTGATTGGTCCTACACTTATAACCGGAAGAAGCTCCCAGAGGAAAACGGGAATGATCCGAACTTTAATGGTGTCAAAAGTCGACCAGTGCCAAAGGACTGGTGGGTTGAAGATCTGTGTGAACTTGAAATTGATCTATATAAGCGTGTTATAATGAGTATTAAAACCAAAGGAATACAATCCCATGAAGTGATCGGAGAAGCTTTGAAAGCTTATTCTTATCGAAGGTTGCCGGGTTTCAGTAAGGGCGTAATCCATTCTCGTGATGTTGGAAAGTATCGATCAACTGTTGACACTATCGTCTGGTTGTTGCCTGCAGAGAAAGGAAGTGTATCTTGCAGTTTCTTGTTTAAGTTGTTGAAAGCGGCTATCATAGTTGACTCAGGAGATATGGCTCGGGAACAGCTGGTGAGACAAATAGGACAACAACTTGAGGAGGCTTCCCTGAATGATCTTTTGATAAGAGCAGCAGAAAGGGAAGACGTAATGTATGATGTCGATATGGTACAGAAAATAGTGAACAAGTTTCTGAtgcaagatcggaatgctgaatATGAATCGGAAGAAAACAAGGTTCAGGAAATACAAAGACCCGGAATCTTAACAGATGCTTCCAAGCTGATTGTGGCAAAGTTGATAGATTCATACCTTGCTGAAATCGCAAAGGATCCAAACTTACCCTTGTCAAAGTTTGTAGACCTTGCTGAAACAGTGTCTTGCATCTCTCGGCCTACTCATAACGGGCTTTACCGAGCCATTGACATGTATCTTAAGGTGAGAATCTTGCCAAAACCCGTATTTTTCCATGCATAGCAAATCCGCATTTACATGAATTGTGCTGTTTCGATGCAGGAGCACCCATGGATGAGCAAGAGCGAGCGAAAAAGGATATGCAAGTTAATGGACTGCAAGAAACTATCAGCCGATGCATGTATGCATGCTGTTCAAAACGAGATGCTCCCATTGCGTGTGGTCATTCAGGTTCTTTTTTTCAAGCAACTCCGGGGGGCTGCTGCCACTTCATCCGGAACTAGCACTCCTGACTTACCCAAATCCCTGAAAAACGCAAATGGCGGATCTCACGGGAGCTCAAGATCAGCACCAACTAATCCGGAGGAAGATTGGGATTCAGTGTCTGCAACCGAGGAGCTGAAGGCTCTGAAAACCGAACTGGCTGCCTTAAGGTTGAGAAACCGCGGAGATATTAGAAACAACGTTGACAACGCGGCCGCCATTAGTAAAATGAAAGGTTTAATGAAGTCAAAGAGGATATTTACAAAGATATGGTCAAGCAAAGCAGCCATAGGTGAAAACAGTGGTTCAGATTCATCAGAGAGTCTTGGTTCTGCAAATCCTGAAGAAGCTAAATCAACACCATCTAGAAATAGGAGGCATTCAGTTTCTTAGTAGACAATGTGGGAAAATACATTAACTTTTTGGTGgggttttttaatgtttttacctCTCTTAATGACAATGGTAAATTCAAGACTAGTTTTATGTTAACTCAGTAAAATGAAGCAtactatatacatataatattatatatatatgtatatatagatttGTTTGTCTGGCCATCGATGAATGCAAGATGCCACTGCCATGTCCATCATGCAACACTTTTAGTATCTGTTTCAGTTTTTTCAGTCACTCCAAGATGGGCTGAAAATGATCAAGTGCGGTTAAGTAGATTATAGTTACTATAGATATCCTCATACTTCCAAACGAATATACTTGGCTCTATATTAGGGGTGTTTCGAGGTCTTAAGTATAAGAATACGTGAAGATTCATTTTTTAATTGTTCTATGCTCATTATTGGTTGTGGATAGAATTCGTTCTTACAGTATCGCTCATGCAATCCATTTAATGTTCTTTACTCTATTCCTTATCAAGTACTATTGTTAGTTACATGAATTTCATGTTTAAGGGTGGATTTAGACGGATGGTGTGTTTATTAGTTAATGTAAAAACAACAGTAGTAGcggtaaaattaaatattgtagcGTGAGATGCATTGTATCGCACTCCACTGCTCATCCAAACTCACCTTAAATTAGATTGGACTCGTCAACTAAATCAAAAATCGGTCCCAACAAAACAACAAAGGAGTTAATATAGTTTTAGAGCGAATTGCTCATAATTGGGATGGAACTTGAActgtattttaaaattgtttttaacctaaattaatggtccaaattgaaaaaaaaaattggcccAACCCAAATACTTAAAGCCCAAATGCTTAAACCATCTGGCCCAACTACCTAAATACCTTAAAAAGTTTTTAATAAATGAGAAAATTGAGGGGAAAAAAAGTTTTTTGAATCGATTAAATTATCGGTTTTAATCGGTTTAtcttatttaattgaataaattattaaaaataaagaaaatcgatTCAACAGGTAGTTCAACCTGTCTTATTGGTCTATTCAACCCTTATTTTGGACATTCTCGATCCAATTGATTATTCTTATTCTAAAAAcagtggaaaaaaataaaaactaacctAAATATAGGCATGATCATGGGTCGGGCTCGAAAGCCAGCTTGAAAAGTGGAATGAATTCAGTAAAAATATAGCCtcgaaaaataggcttggacaGAAAAAGAGTttcgttttctaaacgggccaaACCTCGGGTAAATTTTTTTGcccgaatttgcaaaaaaaatttgctacttttttttgttattttcattgttttgctattattttgtcACTATTTTGGTGACGTTTctttattatattgctactattttattgttattgtttagatgttgtataactcttattttattattatttttactactatCTTAGAGGTATTTTCTCTCTTAGTTACacctatcttaatgttatttaattataaataattttttaaatttatttttaatttattcggaaacatttattttaatattttagtgtatttaatgtattatattttttaaatttatttttatataaaaataataatataaaaaaatttaatatggacaTACCGAACtcgaattttaacatttttatctgagccgaatttggacaaaattttaagctcatttttatgccaaacctaaaattctattgACCGGACTGAACCAATAATCACCTCTACCTAAATATGAGTGTATCattattgttatatatatatatattagtatttctaaattttttaaatatttttttctgaaaaattagTTATCTTCCTCCGATTGTAACAGCAGAACAAAGAATCAAAAGTTAGATATGATCGTCAATGATCTCAgacatacacacacatatatattgttCAAAACCCTGTTTTCCACATATTATCCAGTTAAAAAAGAACGTTACACGATTA
Protein-coding sequences here:
- the LOC107886953 gene encoding BTB/POZ domain-containing protein NPY2, yielding MKFMKLGSKPDTFRSDGNNVRYVASELATDIVVTVGDFKFYLHKFPLLSKSACLQKLVASGNEQNCDEVQISDIPGGSVVFEICAKFCYGMTVNLNAYNIFSTRCAAEYLGMYETIEKGNLIYKIDIFLNSSIVHSWKDSIIVLQTTKSLSPLSDELKVAGLCVDAIATNACIDVSKVDWSYTYNRKKLPEENGNDPNFNGVKSRPVPKDWWVEDLCELEIDLYKRVIMSIKTKGIQSHEVIGEALKAYSYRRLPGFSKGVIHSRDVGKYRSTVDTIVWLLPAEKGSVSCSFLFKLLKAAIIVDSGDMAREQLVRQIGQQLEEASLNDLLIRAAEREDVMYDVDMVQKIVNKFLMQDRNAEYESEENKVQEIQRPGILTDASKLIVAKLIDSYLAEIAKDPNLPLSKFVDLAETVSCISRPTHNGLYRAIDMYLKEHPWMSKSERKRICKLMDCKKLSADACMHAVQNEMLPLRVVIQVLFFKQLRGAAATSSGTSTPDLPKSLKNANGGSHGSSRSAPTNPEEDWDSVSATEELKALKTELAALRLRNRGDIRNNVDNAAAISKMKGLMKSKRIFTKIWSSKAAIGENSGSDSSESLGSANPEEAKSTPSRNRRHSVS